From Tripterygium wilfordii isolate XIE 37 chromosome 13, ASM1340144v1, whole genome shotgun sequence, the proteins below share one genomic window:
- the LOC120013941 gene encoding protein GFS12 isoform X2, producing the protein MEEQTCFDCLRRRISADFSDQLIFSHAISDSALPFSSTAVVQMPSSGAGGSGSRFIVMQLPRDGHDCLNNYVNENILENNEDIDSHESDNFNLSEVNQDLVEKIGLSDSGKKAALDCVRNVSCTTCSHTSRFSCERKITALVPLVDIGHCSFSIFEKINSDFVSGSLEDHVLCLLSLLVEGKAAGRDSVNFLRLLGIPSFDENGIPGWLRHPNIAPVLGLLKSSSYINAVLPHTPYTLESILHYSPNALKFGWDIKFLVYQLLSALAYLHGLGVSHGNIRPSSIMLTGTCWAWLSIYGKPGLGCNLTPRDGECTNYRTKGIHCSKGLCSSQGIYADLKLSSSIDWPSYFYQWWRGELSNFEYLLVLNRLAGRRWADQTFHTVIPWVIDFSTKPDENSDSGWRDLSKSKWRLAKGDEQLDFTYSTSEIPHHVSDECLSELAVCSYKARRLPLSVLRLAVRSVYEPNEYPSTMQRLYQWTPDECIPEFYCDPQIFYSLNSGMSDLAVPLWASSPEEFVKLHRDALEGDRVSRHIHHWIDITFGYKMSGDAAVAAKNVMLPFSEPTMPRSTGRRQLFTLPHPARRGAVKKKQESIVASEIHPCRMSKVERVIPLTSHTVFLKELEELSTFTEYSRHLSPLYCYHPESLVKDISSVQETQSESLSFPSKISWTYELPSEIDVSCLLHHIEMEVEGSMGYQELLLWRQKSSIPRIVSEDFARDIFSVGCILAELYLKRPLFDSTSLAAYIEEGVIPGLIMELPPDAKELIEACIQKDWRRRPSVKSLLESPYFTGKVRSVYLFVAPLQLLAKDGSRLHFAASFAKEGALRAMGTTAAEMCAPYCLPLVMGPLSDIEAEWAYVLLQEFIKCLTPKAVKALVLPAIRRILQNTGYSHLKVSLLQDSFVQEIWNLIGKQGYLEAIHPFAISNLYMSPHKSSATVASVLLIGTSEELGVPITVHQTILPLIHCFGKGLCPDGIDVLIRIGGLLGESFIVRHMLPLLKQVVRSCVNVSHMGKPEPMQTWNAVALIDCLVTLDGLVAFLPRDVVVKELIEDCGCLHVMVLMQKSLEVQVLQVAATTLMAVCHRIGADLTALHVMPRLKELFDELAFSQETSYGSGSFGRSSNISPSTIEGEAQIESRMDLVLLMYPSFASLLGIEKLRQCCATWLLLEQFLLRHHHWKWEYTGESSHSFAENPIAKRPTFIKASTSDFSPAKLLLNGVGWSIPQSQGTRGAKNFVPQKGLDDVHHRPAEKLEADSNLIKHEPWFWFPSPAASWDGPDFLGRVGGLKDELPWKVRASVIYSVRAHHGALRSLAVSQDECMVYTAGVGQGFKGTVKKWEMSRMNCVSGYYGHEEYSIGFAYVADRSTLGCERHLCPVVQWKDSIM; encoded by the exons ATGGAAGAACAGACGTGCTTCGACTGCCTCCGCCGTCGAATCAGCGCCGATTTCTCTGATCAGCTCATCTTCTCCCATGCCATCTCCGATTCCGCCCTCCCCTTCTCCTCCACCGCAGTCGTTCAG ATGCCGAGTTCTGGTGCGGGTGGTTCGGGTTCCCGGTTCATTGTGATGCAGCTACCGCGCGATGGCCATGATTGCTTGAACAACTATGT CAATGAGAATATATTGGAAAACAATGAAGATATTGACAGTCATGAATCtgataattttaatttatctGAAGTAAACCAGGATTTGGTAGAGAAAATAGGTTTGTCGGATAGTGGCAAAAAAGCAGCCCTGGATTGTGTAAGGAATGTCAGTTGTACTACTTGCAGTCATACCAGTAGGTTCTCTTGTGAAAGAAAAATTACTGCATTGGTGCCACTGGTTGATATTGGACATTGTTCCTTCTCTATCTTTGAAAAAATTAATTCGGATTTTGTGTCTGGGAGTTTGGAAGATCATGTATTGTGTTTGCTGAGTCTCCTTGTTGAAGGCAAAGCTGCTGGTCGTGATAGTGTCAATTTTCTCCGCTTACTTGGGATACCTTCGTTTGATGAGAATGGCATCCCTGGTTGGCTCAGGCATCCAAACATAGCTCCTGTCCTTGGGTTGCTTAAATCATCTAGTTATATAAATGCAGTGCTTCCACACACTCCATATACCTTGGAAAGCATTCTTCATTACAGCCCCAATGCCCTGAAGTTCGGGTGGGACATAAAATTTCTAGTCTATCAGCTATTGTCTGCTTTAGCTTATTTACATGGTTTAGGGGTTTCCCATGGCAATATACGCCCATCAAGTATAATGTTAACTGGGACATGTTGGGCTTGGCTTTCCATTTATGGTAAGCCTGGATTAGGATGTAATCTAACTCCAAGAGATGGTGAATGCACGAATTATCGCACCAAAGGGATACATTGTTCCAAGGGGCTTTGTTCTTCTCAGGGAATTTATGCTGATTTGAAGCTTTCATCGTCTATTGACTGGCCCTCTTATTTTTATCAGTGGTGGAGGGGAGAGCTAAGTAATTTCGAGTATCTACTTGTCCTAAACAGATTAGCTGGGAGAAGGTGGGCTGATCAAACATTTCATACTGTAATTCCATGGGTAATAGATTTTAGCACAAAACCCGATGAGAATTCTGACTCAGGGTGGCGGGATCTAAGCAAAAGTAAATGGCGGTTGGCAAAAGGTGATGAACAGTTGGATTTTACCTATTCAACATCTGAAATTCCTCATCATGTATCAGATGAATGCCTCTCTGAGTTAGCTGTCTGCAGTTACAAAGCAAGGAGGTTGCCTTTGAGTGTTCTGCGTCTGGCTGTTCGTTCAGTCTATGAACCTAATGAATATCCTTCAACCATGCAAAGACTATACCAGTGGACTCCTGATGAGTGCATTCCAGAATTCTACTGTGATCCTCAAATTTTTTACTCTCTAAACTCTGGTATGAGTGATTTGGCAGTACCTTTGTGGGCATCGAGTCCAGAGGAGTTTGTTAAATTGCATCGAGATGCTTTAGAAGGCGATCGAGTTTCACGTCACATCCATCATTGGATTGATATCACCTTTGGGTACAAAATGTCTGGGGATGCAGCTGTTGCTGCCAAAAATGTTATGCTGCCTTTCTCAGAACCCACAATGCCGAGGTCGACTGGACGCCGACAGCTATTCACTCTTCCACATCCTGCACGCCGTGGTGCTGTCAAGAAAAAACAGGAGAGCATTGTTGCCTCTGAAATACATCCATGCCGAATGAGTAAAGTGGAGAGGGTGATACCTCTCACGTCTCATACTGTTTTCCTAAAAGAATTGGAAGAATTATCTACATTTACTGAGTATTCTAGGCATTTGAGTCCTCTGTATTGTTATCACCCAGAAAGCCTGGTAAAAGACATCTCATCTGTCCAAGAGACACAGAGTGAAAGCTTATCTTTCCCATCCAAAATCAGTTGGACCTATGAGTTGCCTTCTGAGATTGATGTGAGTTGTCTTCTTCATCATATTGAGATGGAGGTTGAAGGTTCAATGGGATATCAAGAGTTATTGCTCTGGAGACAGAAATCTTCTATTCCTAGGATTGTTTCCGAAGATTTTGCAAGGGACATATTTTCTGTTGGTTGCATCTTAGCTGAGCTTTATTTGAAGAGGCCACTTTTTGACTCAACCTCATTGGCTGCATACATTGAAGAAGGAGTAATACCTGGATTGATAATGGAATTACCTCCTGATGCTAAAGAACTGATTGAAGCCTGCATCCAGAAAGATTGGAGAAG GCGACCATCTGTTAAAAGCCTTTTGGAATCTCCATACTTCACTGGAAAAGTAAGATCGGTGTACTTGTTTGTTGCTCCTCTTCAGCTTCTGGCAAAAGATGGATCCCGCCTTCATTTTGCTGCAAGTTTTGCAAAAGAAGGAGCCCTGAGAGCAATGGGTACCACTGCAGCTGAAATGTGTGCTCCCTATTGTTTGCCACTGGTAATGGGCCCTTTGTCAGATATTGAAGCGGAATGGGCTTATGTACTGCTTCAAGAATTCATAAAATGTTTAACACCGAAGGCAGTGAAGGCATTGGTCTTGCCTGCGATCCGGAGGATTTTACAG AATACTGGCTATTCACATCTGAAGGTATCTCTTCTCCAAGATTCTTTTGTACAAGAAATATGGAATCTCATTGGTAAACAAGGCTATTTGGAAGCGATACATCCTTTTGCTATATCAAATTTGTACATGTCTCCTCACAAGAGTTCAGCTACTGTTGCTTCTGTGCTGCTGATTGGAACTAGCGAAGAGCTTGGTGTACCTATCACAGTTCACCAG ACAATCTTGCCTCTGATTCACTGCTTTGGAAAAGGACTTTGTCCTGATGGAATTGATGTGCTGATTAGAATTG GTGGTCTTTTGGGGGAAAGCTTTATTGTCAGACACATGCTACCATTGCTTAAACAAGTTGTTCGTTCCTGTGTAAATGTTTCCCATATGGGTAAACCTGAACCTATGCAGACCTGGAATGCTGTAGCCCTTATTGATTGTCTAGTGACATTGGATGGTCTAGTTGCATTCTTGCCTCGGGATGTTGTCGTGAAAGAGCTCATTGAA GACTGTGGTTGCCTACATGTTATGGTTCTTATGCAGAAGAGTTTGGAAGTTCAGGTGCTTCAG GTTGCGGCTACTACTCTCATGGCAGTTTGCCATCGAATTGGAGCAGACTTAACTGCACTGCATGTTATGCCACGACTTAAAGAGCTATTTGATGAGCTTGCTTTCTCACAAGAAACTAGTTATGGGTCTGGTTCTTTTGGTAGAAGCTCCAATATTTCCCCATCAACAATTGAAGGGGAGGCTCAAATTGAAAGCCGTATGGACCTTGT GTTACTTATGTACCCTTCTTTTGCATCACTTCTTGGAATAGAGAAGCTTCGCCAGTGTTGTGCAACTTGGTtactacttgagcaatttcTTCTGCGACATCATCATTGGAAG TGGGAATATACTGGAGAATCATCCCACAGTTTTGCAGAAAATCCTATTGCTAAAAGGCCTACTTTTATCAAGGCTTCAACATCTGACTTCAGTCCTGCTAAGCTGCTGCTAAATGGAGTTGGGTGGTCTATTCCACAATCACAAGGAACTAGAGGTGCCAAAAACTTTGTGCCTCAAAAAGGACTTGATGACGTTCATCATAGACCAGCTGAAAAACTTGAAGCAGACTCAAACCTTATTAAACATGAGCCATGGTTTTGGTTCCCAAGTCCAGCAGCTAGCTGGGATGGGCCTGATTTCCTTGGGCGTGTGGGTGGCCTGAAAGATGAACTTCCATGGAAGGTTAGAGCCTCTGTTATATACTCGGTTCGTGCACATCATGGCGCATTGAGATCGTTAGCTGTTAGCCAGGATGAGTGTATGGTTTACACTGCAGGTGTTGGTCAAGGTTTTAAAGGAACTGTTAAAAAATGGGAAATGTCAAGGATGAACTGTGTTTCTGGCTACTATGGTCATGAAGAG tACTCAATTGGATTTGCATATGTAGCTGACCGCTCAACTTTAGGTTGTGAACGACATTTGTGTCCTGTCGTCCAGTGGAAGGATAGCATCATGTGA
- the LOC120013941 gene encoding protein GFS12 isoform X1, which translates to MEEQTCFDCLRRRISADFSDQLIFSHAISDSALPFSSTAVVQMPSSGAGGSGSRFIVMQLPRDGHDCLNNYVNENILENNEDIDSHESDNFNLSEVNQDLVEKIGLSDSGKKAALDCVRNVSCTTCSHTSRFSCERKITALVPLVDIGHCSFSIFEKINSDFVSGSLEDHVLCLLSLLVEGKAAGRDSVNFLRLLGIPSFDENGIPGWLRHPNIAPVLGLLKSSSYINAVLPHTPYTLESILHYSPNALKFGWDIKFLVYQLLSALAYLHGLGVSHGNIRPSSIMLTGTCWAWLSIYGKPGLGCNLTPRDGECTNYRTKGIHCSKGLCSSQGIYADLKLSSSIDWPSYFYQWWRGELSNFEYLLVLNRLAGRRWADQTFHTVIPWVIDFSTKPDENSDSGWRDLSKSKWRLAKGDEQLDFTYSTSEIPHHVSDECLSELAVCSYKARRLPLSVLRLAVRSVYEPNEYPSTMQRLYQWTPDECIPEFYCDPQIFYSLNSGMSDLAVPLWASSPEEFVKLHRDALEGDRVSRHIHHWIDITFGYKMSGDAAVAAKNVMLPFSEPTMPRSTGRRQLFTLPHPARRGAVKKKQESIVASEIHPCRMSKVERVIPLTSHTVFLKELEELSTFTEYSRHLSPLYCYHPESLVKDISSVQETQSESLSFPSKISWTYELPSEIDVSCLLHHIEMEVEGSMGYQELLLWRQKSSIPRIVSEDFARDIFSVGCILAELYLKRPLFDSTSLAAYIEEGVIPGLIMELPPDAKELIEACIQKDWRRRPSVKSLLESPYFTGKVRSVYLFVAPLQLLAKDGSRLHFAASFAKEGALRAMGTTAAEMCAPYCLPLVMGPLSDIEAEWAYVLLQEFIKCLTPKAVKALVLPAIRRILQNTGYSHLKVSLLQDSFVQEIWNLIGKQGYLEAIHPFAISNLYMSPHKSSATVASVLLIGTSEELGVPITVHQTILPLIHCFGKGLCPDGIDVLIRIGGLLGESFIVRHMLPLLKQVVRSCVNVSHMGKPEPMQTWNAVALIDCLVTLDGLVAFLPRDVVVKELIEDCGCLHVMVLMQKSLEVQVLQVAATTLMAVCHRIGADLTALHVMPRLKELFDELAFSQETSYGSGSFGRSSNISPSTIEGEAQIESRMDLVLLMYPSFASLLGIEKLRQCCATWLLLEQFLLRHHHWKWEYTGESSHSFAENPIAKRPTFIKASTSDFSPAKLLLNGVGWSIPQSQGTRGAKNFVPQKGLDDVHHRPAEKLEADSNLIKHEPWFWFPSPAASWDGPDFLGRVGGLKDELPWKVRASVIYSVRAHHGALRSLAVSQDECMVYTAGVGQGFKGTVKKWEMSRMNCVSGYYGHEEVVNDICVLSSSGRIASCDGTIHVWNGRTGKLISIISEPSANPGHFSSSLSSASNMNADQANMLNSNTLSNGILSSAFDGSLYTCMHHLESVDKLVVGTGNGSLRFIDIAGGQKLHLWRGESTESGFPSLLSAICSCGSDKMPAGGTLPSSSWIAAGLSSGQCRLFDSRSGNVVASWRAHDGYVTKLAAPEDYMLVSSSLDRTLRIWDLRRNLPSQPLVFKGHRDGISGFSAWGQDVISISRNKIGLSSLSKSVVEDAQHRIMPQKLQMAEHGSRNLSVLSTISILPLSRLFVVGTEDGYLRVCC; encoded by the exons ATGGAAGAACAGACGTGCTTCGACTGCCTCCGCCGTCGAATCAGCGCCGATTTCTCTGATCAGCTCATCTTCTCCCATGCCATCTCCGATTCCGCCCTCCCCTTCTCCTCCACCGCAGTCGTTCAG ATGCCGAGTTCTGGTGCGGGTGGTTCGGGTTCCCGGTTCATTGTGATGCAGCTACCGCGCGATGGCCATGATTGCTTGAACAACTATGT CAATGAGAATATATTGGAAAACAATGAAGATATTGACAGTCATGAATCtgataattttaatttatctGAAGTAAACCAGGATTTGGTAGAGAAAATAGGTTTGTCGGATAGTGGCAAAAAAGCAGCCCTGGATTGTGTAAGGAATGTCAGTTGTACTACTTGCAGTCATACCAGTAGGTTCTCTTGTGAAAGAAAAATTACTGCATTGGTGCCACTGGTTGATATTGGACATTGTTCCTTCTCTATCTTTGAAAAAATTAATTCGGATTTTGTGTCTGGGAGTTTGGAAGATCATGTATTGTGTTTGCTGAGTCTCCTTGTTGAAGGCAAAGCTGCTGGTCGTGATAGTGTCAATTTTCTCCGCTTACTTGGGATACCTTCGTTTGATGAGAATGGCATCCCTGGTTGGCTCAGGCATCCAAACATAGCTCCTGTCCTTGGGTTGCTTAAATCATCTAGTTATATAAATGCAGTGCTTCCACACACTCCATATACCTTGGAAAGCATTCTTCATTACAGCCCCAATGCCCTGAAGTTCGGGTGGGACATAAAATTTCTAGTCTATCAGCTATTGTCTGCTTTAGCTTATTTACATGGTTTAGGGGTTTCCCATGGCAATATACGCCCATCAAGTATAATGTTAACTGGGACATGTTGGGCTTGGCTTTCCATTTATGGTAAGCCTGGATTAGGATGTAATCTAACTCCAAGAGATGGTGAATGCACGAATTATCGCACCAAAGGGATACATTGTTCCAAGGGGCTTTGTTCTTCTCAGGGAATTTATGCTGATTTGAAGCTTTCATCGTCTATTGACTGGCCCTCTTATTTTTATCAGTGGTGGAGGGGAGAGCTAAGTAATTTCGAGTATCTACTTGTCCTAAACAGATTAGCTGGGAGAAGGTGGGCTGATCAAACATTTCATACTGTAATTCCATGGGTAATAGATTTTAGCACAAAACCCGATGAGAATTCTGACTCAGGGTGGCGGGATCTAAGCAAAAGTAAATGGCGGTTGGCAAAAGGTGATGAACAGTTGGATTTTACCTATTCAACATCTGAAATTCCTCATCATGTATCAGATGAATGCCTCTCTGAGTTAGCTGTCTGCAGTTACAAAGCAAGGAGGTTGCCTTTGAGTGTTCTGCGTCTGGCTGTTCGTTCAGTCTATGAACCTAATGAATATCCTTCAACCATGCAAAGACTATACCAGTGGACTCCTGATGAGTGCATTCCAGAATTCTACTGTGATCCTCAAATTTTTTACTCTCTAAACTCTGGTATGAGTGATTTGGCAGTACCTTTGTGGGCATCGAGTCCAGAGGAGTTTGTTAAATTGCATCGAGATGCTTTAGAAGGCGATCGAGTTTCACGTCACATCCATCATTGGATTGATATCACCTTTGGGTACAAAATGTCTGGGGATGCAGCTGTTGCTGCCAAAAATGTTATGCTGCCTTTCTCAGAACCCACAATGCCGAGGTCGACTGGACGCCGACAGCTATTCACTCTTCCACATCCTGCACGCCGTGGTGCTGTCAAGAAAAAACAGGAGAGCATTGTTGCCTCTGAAATACATCCATGCCGAATGAGTAAAGTGGAGAGGGTGATACCTCTCACGTCTCATACTGTTTTCCTAAAAGAATTGGAAGAATTATCTACATTTACTGAGTATTCTAGGCATTTGAGTCCTCTGTATTGTTATCACCCAGAAAGCCTGGTAAAAGACATCTCATCTGTCCAAGAGACACAGAGTGAAAGCTTATCTTTCCCATCCAAAATCAGTTGGACCTATGAGTTGCCTTCTGAGATTGATGTGAGTTGTCTTCTTCATCATATTGAGATGGAGGTTGAAGGTTCAATGGGATATCAAGAGTTATTGCTCTGGAGACAGAAATCTTCTATTCCTAGGATTGTTTCCGAAGATTTTGCAAGGGACATATTTTCTGTTGGTTGCATCTTAGCTGAGCTTTATTTGAAGAGGCCACTTTTTGACTCAACCTCATTGGCTGCATACATTGAAGAAGGAGTAATACCTGGATTGATAATGGAATTACCTCCTGATGCTAAAGAACTGATTGAAGCCTGCATCCAGAAAGATTGGAGAAG GCGACCATCTGTTAAAAGCCTTTTGGAATCTCCATACTTCACTGGAAAAGTAAGATCGGTGTACTTGTTTGTTGCTCCTCTTCAGCTTCTGGCAAAAGATGGATCCCGCCTTCATTTTGCTGCAAGTTTTGCAAAAGAAGGAGCCCTGAGAGCAATGGGTACCACTGCAGCTGAAATGTGTGCTCCCTATTGTTTGCCACTGGTAATGGGCCCTTTGTCAGATATTGAAGCGGAATGGGCTTATGTACTGCTTCAAGAATTCATAAAATGTTTAACACCGAAGGCAGTGAAGGCATTGGTCTTGCCTGCGATCCGGAGGATTTTACAG AATACTGGCTATTCACATCTGAAGGTATCTCTTCTCCAAGATTCTTTTGTACAAGAAATATGGAATCTCATTGGTAAACAAGGCTATTTGGAAGCGATACATCCTTTTGCTATATCAAATTTGTACATGTCTCCTCACAAGAGTTCAGCTACTGTTGCTTCTGTGCTGCTGATTGGAACTAGCGAAGAGCTTGGTGTACCTATCACAGTTCACCAG ACAATCTTGCCTCTGATTCACTGCTTTGGAAAAGGACTTTGTCCTGATGGAATTGATGTGCTGATTAGAATTG GTGGTCTTTTGGGGGAAAGCTTTATTGTCAGACACATGCTACCATTGCTTAAACAAGTTGTTCGTTCCTGTGTAAATGTTTCCCATATGGGTAAACCTGAACCTATGCAGACCTGGAATGCTGTAGCCCTTATTGATTGTCTAGTGACATTGGATGGTCTAGTTGCATTCTTGCCTCGGGATGTTGTCGTGAAAGAGCTCATTGAA GACTGTGGTTGCCTACATGTTATGGTTCTTATGCAGAAGAGTTTGGAAGTTCAGGTGCTTCAG GTTGCGGCTACTACTCTCATGGCAGTTTGCCATCGAATTGGAGCAGACTTAACTGCACTGCATGTTATGCCACGACTTAAAGAGCTATTTGATGAGCTTGCTTTCTCACAAGAAACTAGTTATGGGTCTGGTTCTTTTGGTAGAAGCTCCAATATTTCCCCATCAACAATTGAAGGGGAGGCTCAAATTGAAAGCCGTATGGACCTTGT GTTACTTATGTACCCTTCTTTTGCATCACTTCTTGGAATAGAGAAGCTTCGCCAGTGTTGTGCAACTTGGTtactacttgagcaatttcTTCTGCGACATCATCATTGGAAG TGGGAATATACTGGAGAATCATCCCACAGTTTTGCAGAAAATCCTATTGCTAAAAGGCCTACTTTTATCAAGGCTTCAACATCTGACTTCAGTCCTGCTAAGCTGCTGCTAAATGGAGTTGGGTGGTCTATTCCACAATCACAAGGAACTAGAGGTGCCAAAAACTTTGTGCCTCAAAAAGGACTTGATGACGTTCATCATAGACCAGCTGAAAAACTTGAAGCAGACTCAAACCTTATTAAACATGAGCCATGGTTTTGGTTCCCAAGTCCAGCAGCTAGCTGGGATGGGCCTGATTTCCTTGGGCGTGTGGGTGGCCTGAAAGATGAACTTCCATGGAAGGTTAGAGCCTCTGTTATATACTCGGTTCGTGCACATCATGGCGCATTGAGATCGTTAGCTGTTAGCCAGGATGAGTGTATGGTTTACACTGCAGGTGTTGGTCAAGGTTTTAAAGGAACTGTTAAAAAATGGGAAATGTCAAGGATGAACTGTGTTTCTGGCTACTATGGTCATGAAGAG GTTGTGAACGACATTTGTGTCCTGTCGTCCAGTGGAAGGATAGCATCATGTGATGGAACTATACATGTTTGGAATGGCAGAACTGGGAAACTAATATCAATTATTTCTGAACCATCTGCAAATCCTGGACATTTTTCAAGCTCTTTATCTTCTGCCTCAAATATGAATGCTGACCAAGCTAATATGCTGAATTCGAACACACTATCGAATGGAATACTGTCTAGTGCATTTGATGGGAGCTTGTACACTTGTATGCATCATCTAGAATCTGTTGACAAGCTAGTTGTTGGCACTGGAAATGGCTCTCTCAG ATTTATTGATATTGCTGGAGGTCAGAAGCTTCATCTGTGGAGGGGTGAATCCACTGAATCTGGTTTTCCTTCTCTCCTCTCTGCTATATGCTCATGCGGGTCTGACAAAATGCCAGCAGGTGGCACTCTTCCTTCATCATCCTGGATTGCAGCCGGATTAAGTTCTGGACAATGCAGATTATTTGATTCGAGAAGCGGAAACGTAGTTGCTTCTTGGAGAGCTCACGATGGATATGTGACAAAG TTGGCTGCACCAGAGGACTATATGCTTGTTTCCAGCTCTCTTGATAGGACTTTACGAATTTGGGATTTGAGAAG GAATTTGCCTTCGCAGCCTCTTGTTTTTAAAGGTCATAGAGATGGCATATCTGGTTTCTCTGCGTGGGGTCAAGATGTCATTTCGAtttcaagaaataaaattgGACTTTCCTCATTGTCTAAATCTGTTGTTGAA GACGCACAGCATCGGATTATGCCTCAAAAACTTCAGATGGCAGAGCATGGATCGCGGAATTTGTCTGTGTTGTCAACCATAAGTATTCTACCCTTGTCGCGATTGTTTGTTGTTGGGACAGAAGATGGATATTTGAGAGTGTGTTGTTGA